The Tachysurus fulvidraco isolate hzauxx_2018 chromosome 10, HZAU_PFXX_2.0, whole genome shotgun sequence genome segment AAATGATCCGTGGGATTAAGGGTGTATCTTTGCAGTGTATTCAGTCCAACATCAGGATCATGCGCACTGCCTAAAGAAAATCGTGAACCTGAGACAATAGATTCCCTTATTTCAATGTTGATTTCTTTTCTCTCGAAATCAGGGGCATGATCATTGATATCTTGTATTTCCACATCAATTCCATGCAGCTCCACTGGATTATCTAAAATTAGCTGAAAATGTATAGAGCAAGGAGATACTTGAGCGCACAGCTCCTCTCTATCTATTCTCTCCCTCACTATCAGAGTGCCTTTATCCACATTCAGACCGATGTACTCACGACTGTCCTCCGTAAAGATCCGCGCTCGTCCAGATATCAGTCTCTTAACATCCAAACCGAGATCCTGAACGATATTTCCCACCACCGATCCCTTGTTCATCTCCTCGGGAATAGAATAACGGACCTGCCCGTGCGCAACGGCCATGAGAAAAGCTAATCCAACAAGAATCTTTGTCAGCCATGTCGAAACGCGGACAGTAGAACCACTTATCCGGGAATCGAGGGAACAAAGAAAGCCCATATTGCAAACACTGTAAGATGCAAACGATCCGAAACCTTTACCTcagtttaaaatgataaaaacaaccTTAAACTGTGCTGGAGAGCTTTACTgatttgttaattattaaattgCGAAACCGAGCAGAGTGAAAAGAATTCTAGGCTGCATGCAGTCATATATAGGGAGGATCGAGAACTGTGCATTTAAAAATTGCACAACCTGACCAACAGCGTCACTTAGAGCAGTTAAGGAATATTGCACATGATAACAAacgtcagagagagagaaaatgatttTTCAAGTGTTACTGCCATTGATAttaaaacacagtaaaattTTCTCAAAACAAGCATGCATATACACAAGTTAGACAACACATTGCCGCTTctactttttctttctgctgagTCCAGGTATATTAAATCAAAGTGCAGTGTCTATGAACTACTCGAAAATATATAGTGGTGGTTTTCATCAATGTCAATTATGAAAAGAATTTAGTATCTGCTTTAGACCCAAGCAGAATCGCATGATGATCAGTTTAAGTAACGTCaactaacaaataaacattctacaaaaatacaataaaataaataatacaaaaaaaagtatatatatttttttctaagacATTCATATAACAAATGCAAAAGAAGCATTTGTTTAAATCACATATATCAAAAACTATGGCCATGCTGAGTGTAACTGTTTGAGGATGTAGCTCTCACCTGATCCGATTCGTCATAAGCTTTCAGTCTGTGAGCACATGTTAGAGTCTGTGTTCCACTGCTGTCCAGACTAATGATGCTCTCAGTAGGAGGTCTGGAATATTTCAGATCACTCTTTCTAGAATCAGTGGTTCTGTAAGCTTCATAATTGTACATGTGCTGTAAAGTTCCTGTTCCTCCAACGTCTGCGTAAAGAGGTGGATAATAGGGAATAACCGGAAGATTGGCACCGGATTTATAAAACATTCGCTCACGTCTCCATCTGTAGCATTTTACGGTCAGTATAGCTATGATGGACAcgataaagagaaaagaaactaCAGCCAAGGCCAAGACTAGATAAAATGTCAGGTTGTCATTGTATTGCTTGTCGTGCGTAAAGTCAGTGAACTCTGAGAGCACTTCAGGGAAAGTGTCCGCCACCACCACGTTAACATTGACTGTAGCTGAACGAGAGGGCTGTCCGTTGTCCTCCACTACAACAGTGAGCTTCTGCTTCACAGCATCTTTATCAGTGACTTGACGCACAGTTCTTATTTCGCCATTCTGTAAGCCCACTTCAAATAGCGCTCTGTCTGTCGGTTTGTGTAGTTTATACGAGAGCCAGGCATTCTGTCCAGAGTCCACATCCACAGCCACCACTTTAGTGACAAGATATCCCACATCTGCTGAACGAGGCACCATTTCAGCCACCACAGAGCCACCAGTTTGTACTGGATACAGAATCTGAGGCGCGTTGTCATTCTGGTCCTGAATAATAATTTTCACACTCACGTTGCTACTGAGAGGCGGGTTGCCTCCGTCCTGCGCTTTTACGCGAATATTAAACTCTTTAGTTTGCTCGAAATCAAAAGACCGAATAGCGAGAATCGCTCCGCTCTCTGCGTTAACGGAAATATAAGACGAAGCAGAAACTCCGTTCACAGAAAGATCttctaaaaaataagaaatgcgCGCATTATTCCCAGAGTCTCTGTCAGTCGCTGTCACTGCAAATATAGACACTCCAGGTGAATTATTTTCCATCACATAAGCCATGTATGAGTGACGCTGGAAAACAGGAGCGTTGTCGTTCACATCAGATATTTTGAGcctcagtgttttatttgtagATAAAGATGGagaaccttcatctgtagctgtGATCGATATATTGTATTCAGAAAACATTTCACGATCCAAAATACGCTCTGTAACTAAATTGTAGAAATTATTGGATGTCGATTTGATGCGAAACGGCAGATCTGAATTCACTGCGCATTTAATTTGCCCGTTTTTCCCGGAGTCTATGTCTTTAATATTCAACATTGCGACAACAGTCTCAGGCTTGGAATCTTCTGGCATCGAGTTGGAAAATGAGATAACACTGATAACAGGAGAATTGTCATTAACATCAACAATATCAATCAGAACTTTACTGGTATCAGTTTGTCCGCCTTCATCTATCGCTTCCACGTATAATTC includes the following:
- the LOC113660142 gene encoding protocadherin gamma-A11-like isoform X4: MGFLCSLDVRVRGSTVRVSTWMTKLLVGLAFLMAVAHGQVRYSIPEEMNKGSVVGNIVQDLGLDVKRLKSGRARIFTEDSREYIGLNVDKGTLIVRERIDREELCAQVSPCSIHFQIILDNPAELHRIDVEILDINDHAPAFDRKEISIEIIESIVSGSRFSLGSAHDPDVGLNTLQRYTLNPTNHFMLKELSRNDGSKYVEMVLKTPLDRELQEEHALILTAFDGGTPQKSGTVKITVTVLDVNDNSPVFSQPIYRVSLSENIPKDSLVVSVSATDKDKGSNSDVSYSFSQSTGKEAIELFNINSDTGEIKVKGVLDFEKSKQYELYVEAIDEGGQTDTSKVLIDIVDVNDNSPVISVISFSNSMPEDSKPETVVAMLNIKDIDSGKNGQIKCAVNSDLPFRIKSTSNNFYNLVTERILDREMFSEYNISITATDEGSPSLSTNKTLRLKISDVNDNAPVFQRHSYMAYVMENNSPGVSIFAVTATDRDSGNNARISYFLEDLSVNGVSASSYISVNAESGAILAIRSFDFEQTKEFNIRVKAQDGGNPPLSSNVSVKIIIQDQNDNAPQILYPVQTGGSVVAEMVPRSADVGYLVTKVVAVDVDSGQNAWLSYKLHKPTDRALFEVGLQNGEIRTVRQVTDKDAVKQKLTVVVEDNGQPSRSATVNVNVVVADTFPEVLSEFTDFTHDKQYNDNLTFYLVLALAVVSFLFIVSIIAILTVKCYRWRRERMFYKSGANLPVIPYYPPLYADVGGTGTLQHMYNYEAYRTTDSRKSDLKYSRPPTESIISLDSSGTQTLTCAHRLKAYDESDQQKPPNADWRFNQNQRPGPSGAAATPEVAMGTGPWPNPPTEAEQLQALMAAANEVSEATNTLGPGTMGLSTRYSPQFTLQHVPDYRQNVYIPGSTATLSANPQQPQQPQQPPQALPAPQITSAQVEPPNAQTPASKKKITKKEKK